A genomic stretch from Coffea arabica cultivar ET-39 chromosome 10c, Coffea Arabica ET-39 HiFi, whole genome shotgun sequence includes:
- the LOC113714195 gene encoding zinc finger BED domain-containing protein RICESLEEPER 2-like, with translation MVVIGHFIDSDWVLQKHVLNFCNVPPPHTGVIITDALSKCFIDWGIKNKVSSITVNNASYNNVCIRRLREDFSLKKRLSIGGKIFHVRCCAHILNLLVQDSLGQLGGVIDVVREGIKYLNNSESRLLEFAKIKKQLQLPSRKLILDCLTRWNSTYLMLASGLEFKDVFPRYADIDPGFHYVSTDFEWMKMEEVYKFLGIFHEITVIISGSEYPTANIFLVELYRIKELLNEKVLDHFEHIRAMAGSMSAKFDKYWGESNVLLSLGAISDPIYKIFLINHVFLVIYGEDAAPKFMAEIKDILYEFYNEYVDCHNVSHSEQQQRQVVKRRQNEGSSFSSKKQKMTGPPF, from the coding sequence atgGTTGTAATTGGTCATTTTATTGATTCTGATTGGGTGCTACAAAAACATGTgttgaatttttgcaatgttCCTCCTCCTCATACTGGAGTTATTATAACTGATGCTCTAAGTAAGTGCTTTATTGATTGGGGGATTAAGAATAAGGTTTCTAGCATAACTGTTAATAATGCTTCATACAATAATGTGTGCATTAGGAGACTTAGAGAGGatttttctctaaaaaagaGATTAAGTATTGGAGGAAAAATTTTTCATGTTAGATGTTGTGCACATATACTTAATCTCTTAGTGCAAGATAGTCTTGGTCAACTTGGTGGTGTGATTGATGTTGTTAGAGAAGGGATAAAGTACTTGAACAATTCTGAATCTAGGCTTCTTGAATTTgccaaaattaaaaaacagcttcagctgccttctagaAAGCTAATTTTGGACTGTCTAACAAGGTGGAATAGCACCTATTTGATGTTAGCTTCGGGTTTGGAGTTCAAGGATGTGTTTCCAAGATATGCAGACATTGACCCTGGATTTCACTATGTTTCTACTGATTTTGAGTGGATGAAAATGGAAGAAGTGTACAAATTTCTAGGAATATTTCATGAAATCACTGTTATAATTTCCGGGTCTGAGTATCCAACAGCTAATATTTTTCTTGTGGAGCTCTATAGGATTAAAGAGCTTTTAAATGAAAAAGTTCTTGACCATTTTGAGCATATTCGGGCTATGGCTGGAAGTATGTCTGCTAAATTTGATAAGTATTGGGGGGAAAGTAATGTGCTGCTGTCTTTGGGTGCAATTTCAGATCCGATATACAAAATATTTCTTATTAATCATGTTTTTCTGGTCATTTATGGTGAGGATGCAGCTCCTAAATTCATGGCTGAGATTAAAGACATTCTTTATGAATTTTATAATGAATATGTTGATTGTCACAATGTTTCCCATTCTGAACAACAACAGAGACAAGTTGTAAAAAGGAGACAAAATGAAGGTTCTAGTTTTTCTAGTAAGAAACAGAAAATGACTGGACCGCCGTTTTAA